The following coding sequences are from one Geodermatophilus normandii window:
- a CDS encoding protealysin inhibitor emfourin has product MRVSLATHGGLAAGLRLGRRPSTVDTSGLTGAEAGELTRLVEAARTASARTAAGAGDARGGDAMTYEVTVDTGVDRADPVVLRQTDTSMTAEFAALLRWLQEHLPPAGA; this is encoded by the coding sequence ATGAGGGTGTCCCTGGCGACGCACGGCGGGCTGGCGGCCGGGCTGCGGCTCGGCCGCCGGCCGTCCACGGTGGACACGTCAGGGCTGACCGGGGCCGAGGCCGGGGAGCTGACCCGCCTGGTCGAGGCCGCGCGCACGGCGTCTGCGCGCACGGCTGCAGGCGCCGGCGACGCCAGGGGCGGGGACGCGATGACCTACGAGGTCACCGTCGACACCGGAGTCGACCGCGCCGACCCGGTGGTCCTCCGTCAGACCGACACGTCGATGACCGCGGAGTTCGCAGCGCTCCTCCGCTGGCTGCAGGAGCACCTCCCGCCGGCCGGCGCCTGA
- a CDS encoding M4 family metallopeptidase, translating to MRHEMTRQCIIPPHVLNRLVESGDAAVRSAAMTTLLTTARLRGEREVRASLAGLAAPGQGRRTVFDCRNSTFLPLCSLARSEDGPPSSDRSVNQAFDGLGSTRQFYRDVLQRDSIDDQGMRLDAYVHRGVRYNNAFWNGQVMVFGDGDGIIFTDFTASLDVIAHELTHGVTEHTAGLVYHNQSGALNESMSDVIGVLVKQWSLRQTADEADWLIGAEVFTPGIEADALRSLAAPGQAYDNELLGKDPQPAHMRDYVQLPDTDEGDNGGVHINSGIPNKAFHFTAVGIGGYAWEAAGHIWYESLRASTATTDFQEFADTTFTKAGELYGIDSAEQQAVQAGWDGVGITVTSEPTVSRASGAAGGSDSVSDVLRHLAEMSASIDALRRDLQRQAVGGGRPAPHA from the coding sequence ATGAGGCACGAGATGACCCGCCAGTGCATCATCCCCCCGCACGTCCTGAACCGGCTGGTGGAGAGCGGCGACGCCGCGGTCCGCTCCGCGGCCATGACCACGCTGCTCACCACGGCACGGCTGCGAGGGGAGCGGGAGGTGCGCGCGTCCCTCGCGGGACTGGCGGCTCCGGGGCAGGGGCGGCGGACGGTCTTCGACTGCCGGAACTCCACGTTCCTGCCGTTGTGCTCGCTGGCGCGGTCGGAGGACGGCCCGCCGTCGTCCGACCGGTCCGTCAACCAGGCCTTCGACGGGCTGGGCTCGACGCGGCAGTTCTACCGGGACGTGCTCCAGCGCGACTCGATCGACGACCAGGGCATGCGGCTGGACGCCTACGTCCACCGGGGCGTGCGGTACAACAACGCCTTCTGGAACGGTCAGGTGATGGTGTTCGGCGACGGTGACGGGATCATCTTCACCGACTTCACGGCCTCCCTGGACGTCATCGCGCACGAGCTGACCCACGGGGTCACCGAGCACACGGCCGGGCTGGTCTACCACAACCAGTCGGGTGCGCTGAACGAGTCGATGTCGGACGTGATCGGCGTGCTCGTCAAGCAGTGGTCGCTCCGGCAGACCGCGGACGAGGCGGACTGGCTGATCGGTGCCGAGGTCTTCACCCCGGGCATCGAGGCCGACGCGCTGCGCTCGTTGGCGGCACCGGGGCAGGCCTACGACAACGAGCTGCTCGGCAAGGACCCGCAACCGGCGCACATGCGCGACTACGTCCAGCTCCCGGACACCGACGAGGGGGACAACGGCGGGGTGCACATCAACTCGGGCATCCCGAACAAGGCCTTCCACTTCACCGCCGTGGGGATCGGCGGCTACGCCTGGGAGGCCGCCGGCCACATCTGGTACGAGTCGCTGCGGGCCTCCACCGCGACGACGGACTTCCAGGAGTTCGCCGACACCACGTTCACCAAGGCCGGCGAGCTGTACGGCATCGACTCCGCCGAGCAGCAGGCGGTCCAGGCCGGCTGGGACGGGGTGGGCATCACGGTCACCTCCGAGCCCACGGTGTCGCGCGCGAGCGGCGCCGCGGGCGGGTCCGACTCCGTCAGCGACGTGTTGCGGCACCTCGCCGAGATGTCCGCCTCCATCGACGCACTGCGTCGCGACCTGCAGCGGCAGGCCGTCGGCGGGGGACGTCCGGCGCCGCACGCATGA
- a CDS encoding S8 family peptidase → MTEPPRWDGVPQFPSEYGPVRDPADEYVPGTPGARTWQVPTSPELVLDSVVSKPLRELMGGGGGPIGVMVELRTRYEGGIPAARARVTQLLGEVAGVREDEIAVNGSYLTVTLRAPAIEELVRYDAGPVESPDEQGRAPRGAIHRLWPNFQTSALIYRSIVTTKCQAAQRSFRATGRGLVWAVLDSGIQGDHPHFATHHNLDGLPHKSFVDADDKMALVDEAGHGTHVAGILAGEMVAPDGGSITATTWYRDSGGTVQPSALRLPSIAGMAPECRLLSCQVLRPDESGDITGLIAALQYVNTLNDNGRDLVVHGVNVSVGHPFDPTWFATGLTPVCREVDRLVRSGVVVVVAAGNSGYGYARDPQNNVFRLGFDMTINDPGNAALALTVGSTSCSPHQNGVSYFSSKGPTGDGRMKPDLIAPGERVVSAAAGKLAVRAREALPGSMYIENSGTSMAAPHVSGVAAGFLSVHPEFIGHPEQVRTALMDTATDIGRSRHFQGAGLVDAMRAIQSV, encoded by the coding sequence GTGACCGAACCCCCGAGATGGGACGGCGTCCCGCAGTTCCCGTCGGAGTACGGCCCGGTCCGGGATCCCGCCGACGAGTACGTCCCGGGAACGCCGGGCGCGCGTACGTGGCAGGTCCCGACGTCGCCGGAGCTGGTGCTCGACTCGGTGGTCTCCAAGCCGCTGCGAGAGCTGATGGGCGGCGGCGGCGGCCCGATCGGCGTCATGGTCGAGCTGCGCACCCGGTACGAGGGCGGGATCCCCGCGGCCCGCGCCCGGGTCACCCAGCTCCTCGGCGAGGTGGCAGGCGTCCGGGAGGACGAGATCGCCGTCAACGGCAGCTACCTCACGGTGACGCTGCGGGCTCCCGCGATCGAGGAGCTCGTGCGCTACGACGCCGGCCCGGTGGAGTCGCCCGACGAGCAGGGCCGGGCGCCGCGCGGGGCCATCCACCGGCTCTGGCCCAACTTCCAGACCTCCGCCCTCATCTACCGCTCGATCGTGACCACGAAGTGCCAGGCGGCGCAGCGCTCCTTCCGGGCGACCGGCCGGGGCCTGGTCTGGGCCGTCCTCGACTCGGGCATCCAGGGCGACCACCCGCACTTCGCCACTCACCACAACCTCGACGGGCTGCCCCACAAGTCCTTCGTGGACGCCGACGACAAGATGGCGCTGGTCGACGAGGCGGGCCACGGGACGCACGTGGCGGGGATCCTGGCCGGCGAGATGGTGGCGCCCGACGGCGGCTCGATCACCGCCACGACCTGGTACCGCGACAGCGGTGGCACCGTCCAGCCCTCCGCGCTGCGGCTGCCGTCGATCGCCGGGATGGCGCCCGAGTGCCGGCTCCTGTCCTGCCAGGTGCTCCGGCCCGACGAGTCCGGCGACATCACCGGGCTCATCGCTGCCCTGCAGTACGTCAACACGCTCAACGACAACGGCCGCGACCTCGTCGTCCACGGCGTGAACGTCTCCGTCGGCCACCCGTTCGACCCGACCTGGTTCGCGACGGGCCTCACGCCGGTGTGCCGGGAGGTCGACCGGCTCGTCCGGTCCGGGGTGGTCGTCGTGGTGGCCGCGGGGAACTCCGGCTACGGCTATGCGCGCGACCCCCAGAACAACGTGTTCCGCCTGGGGTTCGACATGACGATCAACGACCCGGGCAACGCCGCGCTCGCGCTCACGGTCGGCTCCACCTCGTGCTCCCCGCACCAGAACGGCGTCTCCTACTTCTCCTCGAAGGGACCCACCGGGGACGGGCGGATGAAGCCGGACCTGATCGCCCCGGGGGAGCGCGTGGTCAGCGCGGCGGCGGGGAAGCTGGCCGTCCGCGCGCGGGAGGCGCTGCCGGGGTCGATGTACATCGAGAACTCCGGCACCTCGATGGCGGCTCCGCACGTGTCGGGTGTCGCCGCCGGCTTCCTCTCGGTGCACCCCGAGTTCATCGGCCACCCCGAGCAGGTGCGCACCGCGCTCATGGACACCGCCACCGACATCGGGCGGTCGCGGCACTTCCAGGGTGCCGGCCTGGTCGACGCCATGCGGGCCATCCAGTCCGTCTAG
- a CDS encoding GAF domain-containing protein: MTDPAAEDPAPAATDSAGLAPPVDLGAALSQMAGLVLSRETVDTALELVTTLAATTTAGTLGAAVTVVDEYGKRSRAASNATVERADALQYELDEGPCLTAWRTRELVRIDDTLTDGRWPRWSEAASALGVRSVLSAPLVVGEESIGAMKVYCERPVNYGPHDEQVMRLLAGQAAILLANTQSLAEARRLSRQLTEALASRDAIARATGVLLARGAPGEEEAFAGLAAAARQAERPVLDVARALVTAVAARNASRGDA, encoded by the coding sequence ATGACCGACCCCGCTGCCGAGGACCCGGCACCGGCCGCGACCGACTCCGCGGGCCTCGCCCCGCCGGTGGACCTGGGCGCGGCGCTGAGCCAGATGGCCGGGCTGGTGCTCTCCCGGGAGACCGTCGACACCGCCCTCGAGCTGGTCACCACGCTGGCCGCGACCACCACCGCCGGCACGCTGGGTGCCGCGGTCACCGTCGTCGACGAGTACGGCAAGCGCTCCCGCGCCGCGTCCAACGCCACCGTGGAGCGGGCCGACGCCCTGCAGTACGAGCTGGACGAGGGGCCCTGCCTGACCGCCTGGCGGACCCGGGAACTGGTGCGGATCGACGACACCCTCACCGACGGCCGCTGGCCGCGGTGGAGCGAGGCCGCGAGCGCGCTCGGCGTGCGCTCGGTGCTCAGCGCACCCCTGGTGGTGGGCGAGGAGTCGATCGGCGCGATGAAGGTCTACTGCGAGCGCCCGGTGAACTACGGCCCGCACGACGAGCAGGTCATGCGCCTGCTCGCCGGGCAGGCGGCGATCCTGCTGGCCAACACCCAGAGCCTGGCCGAGGCCCGCCGGCTCAGCCGGCAGCTGACCGAGGCCCTGGCCAGCCGCGACGCGATCGCCCGGGCCACCGGCGTGCTGCTCGCCCGGGGCGCTCCCGGGGAGGAGGAGGCCTTCGCCGGCCTGGCCGCCGCTGCACGTCAGGCCGAGCGCCCCGTGCTGGACGTGGCCCGCGCCCTCGTCACCGCCGTCGCCGCGCGCAACGCCTCTCGCGGCGACGCCTGA
- a CDS encoding GAF and ANTAR domain-containing protein, with translation MASSQDPQPVQAAEALEHLGRLSLRDLSMEDLLQTVADLAKTVVPGDTETSVSLLVRDRPTTVVSTGRLAVDADEAQYERDHGPCLHAARTGEVVEIADTRTDRRWPDYVPRAAERGVLSSLSVPLLIAVDEQVSGALNVYARQPSAFDADAWAAATRFGPYAAVAVGNLHAYRSAHTKADDLQAALESRATIDQAKGVLIERFGLTPDQAFQLLTRVSVHANRKVRHIADQLVHTGELQAVPARGGGRTSRLTGEPPSAPPKRRPARTAPAERDSAGGEYG, from the coding sequence GTGGCCAGCAGCCAGGACCCCCAGCCCGTGCAGGCCGCCGAGGCGCTCGAGCACCTGGGCCGGCTGTCCCTGCGGGACCTGTCCATGGAGGACCTGCTGCAGACCGTGGCCGACCTGGCCAAGACGGTCGTGCCCGGCGACACCGAGACCTCGGTGTCGCTGCTCGTCAGGGACAGACCCACCACCGTGGTCTCCACCGGCCGACTCGCCGTCGACGCCGACGAGGCGCAGTACGAGCGCGACCACGGGCCGTGCCTGCACGCCGCCCGCACCGGTGAGGTGGTCGAGATCGCCGACACCCGCACCGACCGCCGCTGGCCGGACTACGTGCCCCGGGCGGCCGAGCGCGGCGTCCTCAGCTCGCTGTCCGTCCCGCTGCTGATCGCCGTCGACGAGCAGGTCTCCGGCGCGCTCAACGTCTACGCCCGACAGCCTTCCGCCTTCGACGCCGACGCCTGGGCGGCAGCCACCCGCTTCGGCCCGTACGCCGCGGTGGCCGTCGGCAACCTGCACGCCTACCGGTCCGCCCACACCAAGGCCGACGACCTGCAGGCCGCCCTGGAGTCCCGGGCGACGATCGACCAGGCCAAGGGCGTGCTGATCGAGCGGTTCGGGCTCACGCCCGACCAGGCGTTCCAGCTGCTGACCCGGGTGTCCGTGCACGCGAACCGCAAGGTCCGCCACATCGCCGACCAGCTGGTGCACACCGGGGAACTCCAGGCCGTGCCGGCACGCGGTGGCGGCCGCACGTCCCGGCTCACCGGCGAACCGCCCTCTGCACCCCCCAAGCGCCGGCCGGCGAGGACCGCCCCGGCCGAGCGCGACTCCGCTGGAGGTGAGTACGGATGA
- a CDS encoding DUF6640 family protein, which translates to MRTSRLLLTGAAVGTIVGTARADLNATHVFNPDWPPHARFHGAAGWGTVAGAQVLALWLLWRPASSTAELDLATRTAALLPAVAWAPFFAALATPGTAVEDEPGHLPRLAGVPLNLVPATLVPAVAALGYLLHRRGL; encoded by the coding sequence ATGAGGACGAGCCGGCTGCTGCTGACCGGCGCCGCCGTCGGCACGATCGTCGGCACGGCGCGCGCGGACCTGAACGCCACTCACGTGTTCAACCCCGACTGGCCCCCACACGCCCGTTTCCACGGCGCCGCCGGCTGGGGCACGGTCGCCGGTGCTCAGGTGCTCGCGCTGTGGCTGTTGTGGCGACCGGCGTCCTCCACCGCCGAGCTGGACCTGGCGACCAGGACCGCCGCGCTGCTCCCGGCGGTCGCGTGGGCGCCGTTCTTCGCCGCGCTCGCCACGCCCGGCACCGCGGTCGAGGACGAGCCCGGGCACCTGCCGCGGCTGGCCGGCGTGCCGCTCAACCTGGTCCCCGCGACCCTCGTACCGGCCGTGGCGGCCCTCGGCTACCTGCTGCACCGCCGCGGCCTGTAG
- a CDS encoding VOC family protein produces MSLFITCPVESVERATAFYTALGWTLNAEMSDHNVSCFAIAPEQYVMLGSREMYASVGGVEELVGGPRTPSKVTVSFDLGSREAVDELTERAGAAGGRIGDTDDYPFMYQRQFDDLDGYHYSPFWMKPDADPTA; encoded by the coding sequence ATGAGCCTCTTCATCACCTGCCCCGTCGAGAGCGTCGAGCGCGCGACCGCCTTCTACACCGCCCTCGGCTGGACCCTCAACGCCGAGATGTCCGATCACAACGTCTCGTGCTTCGCGATCGCGCCCGAGCAGTACGTCATGCTCGGCAGCCGCGAGATGTACGCGAGCGTCGGCGGCGTCGAGGAGTTGGTCGGTGGACCCCGTACGCCCTCGAAGGTCACGGTCTCGTTCGACCTGGGCAGCCGCGAGGCGGTCGACGAGCTCACCGAGCGCGCCGGCGCCGCCGGCGGGCGGATCGGTGACACCGACGACTACCCCTTCATGTACCAGCGCCAGTTCGACGACCTCGACGGCTATCACTACTCGCCGTTCTGGATGAAGCCGGACGCCGATCCGACCGCGTGA
- a CDS encoding winged helix-turn-helix transcriptional regulator, with translation MSDLAAALDIVGARWALLIVERLLDGPQRYGDLQRDLGVPTNMLATRLRELEAAGVLTRLPLRHNTRAYALTDRGLALREAIVALGRWGAEEA, from the coding sequence GTGAGCGACCTCGCCGCGGCCCTCGACATCGTCGGAGCACGGTGGGCACTGCTCATCGTGGAGCGGCTGCTCGACGGGCCGCAGCGCTACGGCGATCTGCAGCGCGACCTCGGAGTGCCGACGAACATGCTCGCGACCCGCCTGCGCGAGCTCGAAGCGGCCGGCGTACTGACCCGTCTGCCGCTCCGGCACAACACCCGGGCCTACGCGCTGACCGATCGCGGCCTTGCCTTGCGCGAGGCGATCGTCGCGCTCGGACGCTGGGGCGCCGAGGAGGCCTGA
- the dnaG gene encoding DNA primase, which translates to MAGRGRIRAADIALVRERSRIDEVVGEHLQLKRAGGGSLKGLCPFHDEKSPSFHVTPARNLFHCFGCGAGGDVISFVQQIDHLSFTEAVERLAARAGIDLRYEDDGGRPTGAPDRAQAGQRARLVAANTAAFEFYAEQLRSPEAAPARQFLADRGFDRQVALDFGCGFAPAGWDALTRHLRGKGYSQQELVTAGLAKESSRGTLIDRFHRRLVWPIRDITGDVIGFGARKLMDDDPGPKYLNTPETPLYKKSTVLYGIERAKRDIAKRHQAVVVEGYTDVMACHLAGVTTAVASCGTAFGPEHISVLRRLLMDQDEFRGEVVYTFDGDAAGQAAAMKTFKEDQRFVAQTYVAVEPDGRDPCELRQAHGDAAVRDLVARRTPLIEFVLRTTLAEYDLDTVEGRVAALDRTAPLLAQVKDHALRPAYARRLAGLIGDTDEGEVLERVRRITGGDTAPPRRPRAPQRTPDDAALAVEREAVKAALQVPEIAGPSFDAIGPDAYTDPDYAAVAAAVAQAGGAAAAQVTGPAWLDEVAAHCDRETARAQLTALAVEPLRSVGEADAGYVSAVLARLQEMATVRQVTALKGRLQRMNPVEQGDEYMRAFSRLMALEQEAISLRQRAIGGLT; encoded by the coding sequence ATGGCCGGCCGGGGACGCATCCGAGCCGCGGACATCGCGCTGGTGCGCGAGCGCAGCCGGATCGACGAGGTCGTCGGCGAGCACCTGCAGCTCAAGCGGGCAGGTGGCGGCAGCCTCAAGGGCCTGTGCCCGTTCCACGACGAGAAGTCGCCGTCCTTCCACGTCACCCCGGCGCGCAACCTCTTCCACTGCTTCGGGTGCGGAGCCGGCGGTGACGTCATCAGCTTCGTGCAGCAGATCGACCACCTGAGCTTCACCGAGGCCGTCGAGCGGCTGGCGGCGCGGGCCGGCATCGACCTCAGGTACGAGGACGACGGCGGCCGGCCCACCGGTGCGCCCGACCGCGCGCAGGCCGGGCAGCGGGCGCGGCTGGTCGCGGCCAACACCGCGGCGTTCGAGTTCTACGCCGAGCAGCTGCGCAGCCCCGAGGCCGCGCCGGCACGGCAGTTCCTCGCCGACCGCGGCTTCGACCGGCAGGTCGCGCTCGACTTCGGCTGCGGGTTCGCCCCGGCCGGCTGGGACGCCCTCACCCGGCACCTGCGCGGCAAGGGCTACAGCCAGCAGGAGCTGGTGACGGCGGGGCTGGCCAAGGAGTCCTCGCGCGGCACGCTGATCGACCGCTTCCACCGCCGGCTGGTGTGGCCCATCCGGGACATCACCGGCGACGTCATCGGCTTCGGCGCCCGCAAGCTCATGGACGACGACCCCGGCCCGAAGTACCTCAACACCCCCGAGACGCCGCTGTACAAGAAGAGCACCGTCCTCTACGGCATCGAGCGCGCCAAGCGCGACATCGCGAAGAGGCACCAGGCCGTCGTCGTCGAGGGGTACACCGACGTCATGGCCTGCCACCTGGCCGGGGTGACGACGGCGGTGGCCTCCTGCGGCACCGCGTTCGGCCCCGAGCACATCAGCGTGCTGCGGCGGCTGCTCATGGACCAGGACGAGTTCCGCGGGGAGGTCGTCTACACCTTCGACGGCGACGCCGCGGGGCAGGCCGCCGCGATGAAGACGTTCAAGGAGGACCAGCGCTTCGTCGCGCAGACCTACGTGGCCGTCGAGCCCGACGGGCGCGACCCCTGCGAGCTGCGTCAGGCCCACGGCGACGCGGCGGTCCGCGACCTGGTGGCCCGGCGCACCCCGCTCATCGAGTTCGTGCTGCGGACGACGCTGGCCGAGTACGACCTGGACACCGTCGAGGGCCGGGTGGCCGCGCTGGACAGGACCGCCCCGCTGCTGGCCCAGGTCAAGGACCACGCGCTGCGTCCGGCCTACGCCCGCCGGCTGGCCGGGCTGATCGGCGACACCGACGAGGGCGAGGTGCTCGAGCGGGTCCGCCGGATCACCGGCGGGGACACCGCGCCGCCGCGGCGGCCGCGCGCACCGCAGCGGACCCCCGACGACGCCGCGCTCGCCGTGGAGCGGGAGGCGGTCAAGGCCGCGCTCCAGGTGCCCGAGATCGCCGGGCCGTCGTTCGACGCGATCGGGCCGGACGCCTACACCGACCCCGACTACGCCGCCGTCGCCGCGGCCGTGGCGCAGGCCGGGGGAGCGGCGGCCGCGCAGGTCACCGGACCGGCGTGGCTGGACGAGGTGGCCGCGCACTGCGACCGCGAGACCGCCCGCGCCCAGCTCACCGCGCTCGCCGTGGAGCCGCTGCGCTCGGTGGGGGAGGCCGACGCCGGGTACGTCTCGGCGGTGCTGGCGAGGCTGCAGGAGATGGCCACCGTCCGGCAGGTCACCGCGCTCAAGGGCAGGCTGCAGCGGATGAACCCGGTCGAGCAGGGCGACGAGTACATGCGCGCCTTCTCCCGCCTCATGGCGCTGGAGCAGGAGGCCATCTCGCTGCGGCAGCGGGCCATCGGCGGGCTGACGTGA
- a CDS encoding YdcF family protein codes for MTRVGALASRVFGALVLAALLLVASTAAAIWWTARQDARPQSDAIVVLGSAQYNGVPSSIFEARLEHALSLWEDGVAPVVVTVGGKAAGDQFTEAEAGRDYLAGAGIPGESLLAVPEGVDTLESMRAVGTAFAERGWSDAVLVTDPWHAMRAERMAEDAGISAESSPTRQGPAVQTRTTQFRYILRETAAYLLYRVTGESVAGAPGIG; via the coding sequence GTGACTCGGGTCGGGGCGCTGGCGTCGCGGGTGTTCGGCGCCCTCGTGCTCGCTGCCCTGCTGCTCGTCGCCTCGACCGCGGCCGCCATCTGGTGGACCGCGCGGCAGGACGCGCGGCCGCAGTCCGACGCGATCGTCGTGCTGGGCTCGGCGCAGTACAACGGCGTCCCGTCGTCGATCTTCGAGGCCCGGCTCGAGCACGCCCTGTCGCTGTGGGAGGACGGCGTCGCGCCGGTCGTCGTCACCGTGGGCGGCAAGGCGGCCGGTGACCAGTTCACCGAGGCCGAGGCCGGGCGCGACTACCTGGCGGGCGCCGGCATCCCGGGGGAGTCGCTGCTCGCGGTGCCCGAGGGCGTGGACACGCTGGAGAGCATGCGCGCGGTCGGCACCGCGTTCGCCGAGCGTGGCTGGTCCGACGCCGTCCTGGTCACCGACCCCTGGCACGCCATGCGCGCCGAGCGGATGGCCGAGGACGCCGGCATCTCGGCGGAGAGCTCGCCCACGCGGCAGGGCCCCGCCGTCCAGACGCGCACCACGCAGTTCCGGTACATCCTGAGGGAGACCGCCGCCTACCTGCTCTACCGCGTAACCGGGGAGAGCGTCGCGGGCGCACCGGGCATCGGCTGA